In Chitinibacter sp. FCG-7, the genomic stretch CAGTATCTGGCGATTAATTTTCTGGCATTTTTTAATCGCGATTATCGCCGCGTGGCCACCGCACACATTGAATGCGGTTGGGTGCCTAAGGACACGCGCGTTGAAGAGCTGGAAGCGGCGGTGCGTACCGTGTGCGAGCCCTTCTTTAACAAGCCGCTGAGCCAGATTTCGTTTGGTTTTGTGCTGCTGCGGCTGTTTGAAACCTCACGCCGTTTTAATGTCGAGATTCAACCGCAACTGGTGTTGCTGCAAAAAACGTTGCTGAATATCGAAGGGCTCGGTCGCCAGCTCGACCCTGACCTCGATTTATGGCAAACGGCCAAGCCTTTCCTTGAGCGCTGGATGAATGAGCAAATCGGCTGGCGCGCTCTGATTGCGTCGCTGAAACACGAAGCGCCGCAGTGGGCGACGCTGCTACCCACCTTGCCGCGCAAGCTCAATGAAGTGCTCAATCAAAACCACACCGAGCTCTTGCTTGCTGGCTACAAAGGCCTGATGTGGGAGCAGAAAAAACGCAATTACCTGCTCGCCGTAATCGCCGTGCTGCTGGCGCTGTCGTTGCTGGGCACATTCTGGCGCTGATTTGCTCCGGATCTGTCAATCCAAGCCACCGTTTACGGTGGCTTTTTTTATGTGCTAATCCTCCGGTGAATGGCCCAAAACATTGATGATGCGGGCTTTGGGCATGGCAATCGTTTGTCCAGCCAGGGGACACCCGTTAGGAAAAATTGTGCTTGCTATTCACTAGTCGATGATCTGTATTGAATGAATAAAAACGGAACGCTATTTCCCAATAAGACCCAAGAAAAGCTGCCGAAAGTAAATCGGCTACCTCTTCAATACAGGAGCTAGAGACATGCGAAAATGTATTTGCACCATGGCCGTGCTGGCGGTGTTTGCGCCGCAAGCATGGTCTGCACCGTTGCCCCAGGTCGTTGAAAAATTACTGCAAACCAGCCCTGATATCCAGACTGATGTAGGGCAACGGCGAGCGAGTAATGCGGCAGTTGATAAAGCCAAAAGCGGCTACTACCCCAAGGTTGAATTGTCTGCAGGCATCGGGCGCGAACACACGAATAATTTCTCCACCCGTGCGGCATTCGGTGGCGGGGTAAATTACACCCGCAAGGAAGCGCAGGCGCTGCTAACCCAGATGTTGTTCGACGGCATGGGTACCAAAAATGAAGTTAATCGCCAAAAAGCGCGACAATTGGGCGCAGCCCACCGTCTGGCCAATACTTCGGAAGACGTCGCTCTTAAAACCACAGAAGCCTATCTGGATGTGTTGCGCCAGCAAGAATTGCTGACGCTGACTAAAGCGAATCTCGACGCGCATTTAAGCACAGCAGATCAGGTCAAAATGCGCACGGCAGGCGGCTTTGGCCGTAAATCGGACGATGAACAAATCGATGCCAGGGTTGCCTTGGCCAAAGCCAATGTGTCAGCTGCACAATCGAGCCTGAATGAAGCACAAATTGCCTATATGCGTCTGGTGGGGGAGCAGCCAGCAGATTTATTGCGTCCGGCGGTCCCCGAGGGCTTGCCCGTTACGATGGACGAGGCTGCCAACTGGGCGGTTGCCAATAACCGCTTGCTGCAAGCTGCGCGTGCCGACGTTGCCGGAGCCCAGGCGCAGTATGGTTTGGCCGAGTCACAAATGTACCCGCGTGTGGATCTGGAAGCTGGCGCGGTTTACACCGATTCGCTTGATGGCCTGCGGGTTGAGGAAACCGAGCGCTATTACGGGATGGTGAAAGTGCGTTATTTCTTCAAAAGCGGAGCCGACAAAGCCTATGTCGCTGAAACCAAAGAGCTGGTTTATTCTGCCGAAGAAATCGTCCGCCGTGTCGAGCGGCAGGTGCGCCAGAATGCCTCTTTGTCGTGGAATGCGATGATGATTGCCGCAGAGCGGGTACCGGTACTGACCAGCTACGCTAATTCAAGTAAGTCAGCGCGCGACGAATACAGCAAGCAGTTTTCTCTAGGGCAGCGCTCATTGCTGGATTTGCTCGATAGTGAAAATGAATATTTCACCGCGCAGCGTGACCTCGTTGGCGGGCAATATGATGAATTGAGAGCACGCTTCCGATTGCTGGCTGATGGCAATCAACTGCTTACCACGTTCAATCTCAAACCGCTGGATGAAACCGTGGTCACCGAATAGGGCCACGGCTCATTGCCTGTCTCGGGGCGGAGATCTCTGCCCCGAGATGCTGAGCATGGATGTGTAGTGCACTCCTTGGCTCGATCACTTCCTGTTTCACGGCCTTATCGTATTGACGACCAATCAGGTCTATTCGCGTAGGAATTCATTGTGACTTCCAATCCACCGCCGCCGCCACACGAAGCCGCCATTCCGCATTCCACCTTCGTCCCCGATGATCCACTCACCACCTGCCTGATTCAGCTAACACGGTTTTTTCATCGGCCATTCTCTGCCCAAACACTGACGAGTGGACTGCCCTTGGTGGGTAATCGCCTGAGTGCCGTCCTTTTCCCTCGAGCCGCTGCGCATGCCGGTTTGACTGCCAAGTTGCAGCGGCGCAGCCTGGATGATATTCCTGAGCTGTCTTTTCCTGTGGTGCTGTTACTGAAAGAGGGCGGAGCCTGTGTGGCGATCAGACGTTCCGGTTTGCGCTGGACGATACTGGAGAGCAATTCGGCGGGCGGTGAGCTGGAGCTTGAACAGGGCAAACTTGAACAGCTTTACTGTGGTTTTGTTATTTTTGTGAAACCCGAGTTTCAATTTGACGCCCGTACTCGTGACAATTACATCCCCAAAGCACAGCACTGGTTTTGGGGGACCCTGCAGCTATGCTACCCAATGTATGGTCATGTGTTGCTGGCGGCCTGCCTGATCAATCTGTTTGCACTGGCCGTGCCGCTATTCACGATGAATGTCTATGACCGTGTGGTGCCCAATCAGATTTATGACACTCTATGGGTGCTCTCTATCGGCGTGGCTTTGTTGCTGGCCTTTGATTTTCTGATCAAGGCTTTGCGCGCGTATTACATTGATTTGGCTGGCAAACGCATTGACGTCATGTTGTCGGCGCAGATTTTCGAGCACGTCTTAGGGCTGAAAGTCGCAGCTCGCCCCCAGTCCGTGGGGGCCATGGTGAGTCACTTTCAGGAGTTTGAAGGATTCAGGGATTTCATCACCTCGGCCACCGTGACCGTGATCGTTGATATTCCATTTGTTGTGCTATTTCTGCTGGTCACCTACTGGCTGGGCGGCTGGCTGGTGCTGATCCCGATTATTTTTATCCCCTTGATTGTGATTATCAGCCTGATTCTGCAAAGACCTTTAGGCGAATTGATTCAGCAAAGCTTTCGTGTATCCGCGCAAAAGCAAGCGGGTTTGATTGAAACCTTGGGCGGTATTGATACGCTGAAGGCATGCACGGCCGAAAGCAATGCCCAGCATCGCTGGGAAAAAATCATCGGCGAGTTTGGTCGTCTGGCCGTCAAAACCCGTAGCTTGTCATCCCTGATTGTGATTCAGGCCGGTTTTTTTCAGCAATTTGCAACCGTGGTCATGGTCGTGGGCGGGGTCTATCTGATTGGTCAGCGCGAATTAACGGTGGGTGGATTGATTGCCTGCAATTTATTGCTCAGTCGTACTTTGGGGCCCTTCGCTCAGGTGGCCAGCCTGATTAGCCGCTATCATCAGGCGCGCGCAGGCTTAAAAGGTATGGAGAGCATTATGGCTTTGCCGCTGGAGCGCGCGCAGGGGAAAGATTTTGTCCAGCGCCCCAATTTTCGTGGTGAGATCGAGTTTCGTGATGTTAGTTTTTCCTACCCTGGTCATGATGCGCTGGCTTTGGATAAAGTGTCATTCCGTATCGCCCCAGGTGAACGCGTGGCGATTATTGGGCGTATTGGCTCGGGTAAAAGCACGCTGGAAAAACTGATCCTAGGCTTTCAGGAGCCCACCTCGGGTGCAGTATGGATTGATGGCGTCGACATCCGGCAAATTGATCCGGCGCAGTTGCGGCACAATATTGGTTATGTGCCAGAGGATGTTTTTCTGTTTTATGGCTCGGTGCGTGAAAATATCGTGCTTTCGGCACCCTATATTGATGACGTTGCGATGCTGGATGCGGCCGAAATTGCCGGAGTCAGCGATTTCGTCAACCGTCATCCTAAGGGGTTTGAAATGGTGATTGGCGAACGCGGAGAGGGGCTTTCTGGGGGGCAAAAACAAACCATCGGGATTGCCCGCGCGCTACTGCTTAATCCGGCGATCTATCTGTTTGATGAAGTAAGCAGTGCGCTGGATAACCGCAGTGAAGAACAGTTCAAGCAGCGTTTTGCAAAGCGGCTGAATCAAAATCATACGCTGGTGCTGATTACCCACCGCATGTCGATGCTTAGCCTGGTTGATCGCTTGCTGGTGCTGGACAACGGCCGCCTGATTGCTGACGGCCCTAAGGATGAAGTGATCAACCTACTCGCGGGGGGCAAACTCCATGCCGCGAAATAAAAAAGCACTGAGTAATGAAGATTTGAACTTTCTGGGGGATGGTGCTGCCGCTGTCTACGGCGGTTCCACTGCGCTATCGAATGGCATTTTGTACGCCAGTGCCGCCTTGATCCTGATTGCCATCGTATGGGCGGCCTTGGCGGAGATTGACGAAGTGACGGTGGCTGAAGGTAAAGTCATTCCGTCAACTCAAGTCCAGGTGATTCAGAATCTGGAAGGTGGCATTGTGGCGCATATTCCGGTCAAGGTTGGGGAGGTGGTGCAAAAAGGCCAGGTGCTGATGAAGCTGGACGAGAAACGCTTTTCTTCGTCTCTAGGCGAAAGCACGGTTAAATACGATGCGCTAACCGCCAAAATGGCACGACTGAGTGCTGAAGCCAGTGGCACAGAATTTAAGCCACCAGAAAAGCTGAACCAAAGCAATCCGGCCTTGATTGAGGCTGAGCGACAATTATTCAATTCGCGCAAGCGTGAACTGGAATCATCGATTGCCATTTTGCAAAGCGAAGCGGCAAAACGTAGCCATGAAATATCCGGTATGCGTGCCAAACTGAGCAAGCTAGAGTCAGGTTTGAGGCTGGCGCAAGAGGAATATGCGATGAGCAAGCCGTTGGCGGAAAAAAACGTCATATCCCAAATCGATTTCATGCATTTGCAACGCCAAATCAGCGATCTGAACGGCGAAATCAATGAAACGCGTATCGCCATTCCAGGCTTGCAAAGCAGTCTGGCAGAAACGAATGGCAAAATAGCCGGGGTTTATGCCAAAGCCAAAGCCGATGCGGCCAATGAGCTGGCTGCGGTCAAAGCCGAGCTGGAAGCAACCTCGGCGACAACCGTGGCCTTGAGCGACCGTTTCGAGCGGACCACCATCCGCGCCCCGGTCAATGGCATCGTCAAGCTGATCAAGGTCAATACAGTGGGTGGGGTTTTGCAGCCGGGCATGGATGTGATGGAAATCGTTCCTCTGGAAGACAATTTACTGGTGGAAGCCAAAATTAGGCCTTCCGATATTGGCTTTTTGCGTCCCAAGCAAGAAGCCATGGTGAAACTGACCGCTTATGATTTCTCCATCTATGGCGGTCTGCTGGCTGATGTTGAAACCATTACTGCCGATTCAATTACGGATGAAGCAAAGAAAGAAAGCTACTATCTGGTTAGGGTGCGTACTCGCTCCAACCATCTGGGGAATACCCGGCAAGTGCTGCCAATTATTCCCGGCATGTTGTCAACCGTGCATATCCGTACCGGCAAGAAAACCGTGTTGCAATACCTGATCAAGCCGATTGTAAAAGCCAAAGACGAAGCGATGAGAGAGAGATAGGGGTATTGCCCTCTGGCTCAGAATTTGATTGATTTATGTGAAAATACCCAGCCACGTATGGCTGGGTATTTTTGTATGTCTTGCTATTCAGTTTTAGTGACTGGTTTTAATTTCACCGTTATCCAGCAAGGTATTGAGTAGACTGGAAGGGTCGGCAATGCCACTTAAAGTAGCAACTTGCACTGCGTCACCATGGCCTCCGGTATCGCCATTAGCATCAAACATGACTTTGGTGTTACCCAAGCCATCGCTGACAAATTGCAGGAAGGCTCCTTCTGTTGCATTGAAGCTTGCGGCACTGATCCCTGCGCCGCTGAGCAGGTCCGTAATATCAAGTACATCACCGCCAGCTGCAATGGTATTCACAGTGAAGTTTTGGATGGTATCAATGCCGTTTGCCGTTGGTGTGCTGGCAAATACAAAGGTGTCAGAGCCTGTTCCGCCGTTCAGGATATCGTTACCGGCGCCACCATTCAGAATATCATTGCCAGCGTTGGCAAAAATACTGTCATTACCGGCTCCTGCCGAAATCTGGTCATTGCCACTACCAAAGGTCAGTGTGTCATTACCTGAGGTGCCGGACATCAAGTTGACCGTGAAGTTAGCCACTGCGCTGTCGTTATCCGCATCAATCCCTGTGAGGCTGAAATTGAGCAAATTATCATCCGGGTCTATGGTTTCGGTGTAACCCACGGTAATTCCGATGACTTTTAACGTGACATTATTGGTGACCGGAATTAACTCGACATAATCGACAATTTTACTGCTATCGATATCAAAGACCAGTTTACCCGAGTTGTCATAAGTAACTTGCAGCGTTGACGATGATGCGTCTGCATAAGTGACTTTCAGATCAACTTTATCGCCGCTACTGAGGCTACCGGTGGACGACACGTTAATGGTCAGGGCATCGAGTGTGACGTTTTCAAACCCACTATTGCGCACCACATCCAGTTTGAGGCGTTCATTTTGCGATTCTTGAATGCTATTACCATTTACCCCGATATCAGTGGCCGATTTATTGAGTAAAGTGCTGCCACCATAACTTGCACCATCGTTTGCCGAGCCGGTTAGAACCAATTTGAATGCGCCGCCAAAATTGCTGTCGGCAACAACGGCCGCTTCGGTTGAGCCATTGCCATCCAAGTCTGTTGGTGTCAGCACACTGAACAGGTTTGGAGTTGTGATGATTTGTGTTGGTGCCGGATTGACCAGATTAAAGCTGTAAGTGCCATCACTATTGACGGTGACTTCAAAGAAGGTTTTGGTTACAAGACCATCTACATAGGTGGCGGCGTAAGTTGTACCTGTTTTCAGGGCAAAGGTGTACCCGTCATCAGCCGGGTGATTCCATTGCAGGGCACCATTAGCAAAAGCCTGGCTAAAGGTAAGCGTATCTGCGCCAGAGTCCCAATCGTAGTTGCCGGTCGTGGTGCCAACTTGTCGATTGACTTCAATACTGTTGACGCTTAGGGCTGGCAGGTCATCAACGATGGTGACGTCGAGGCTTGCTTCCTCGTGATCACCGTCACGATCAAAGACGGAGACCATAAAGCTGTCAGTGACGTGGTCCGCAGCATCAACAACGCTATGGCTGGTGGTGTTGTCATCCAGCGTATAACTGTAGTTCACGGTAGTCCCATCAAAGCTGAGTATGCTGAGTGTCCCGGTGGTTGAGCTAACGGAGTTGCCGGTCAGGGAGCCGTCTGCGTTGATGAGCTGTACAGTGCCTACTTTCAAACCCCCAAATCCATCTGGGGTGCTGAGGGTAAATGTTCCGGTTTGAGTCAGCGCTGTATTGTCGGGGGCGCTACCTTCGTTCAGATTGCGCTCATACACAATTTCTTCATTGCCCTGGCCATCCAGTCCGGTGATGGTTACGCCATCATTGGTGCCAAAGATAGTAATGACCAGATTGGCCGTATCAGTCAGATCGCCATCGCTCACGGTGTAGCTAAAGGTGTCAGTGATAGTGTCGCCATCACCCAGAGCATTGACTGCTGCATTATTCGCATTAAGGGTATAGGTGTAGGAACCATTGCTGGCGAGCACCAGCGTGCCATACAGCCCAGAGTATGTATCTGGATTGCTGACAGTAAGTGTATCGCCATCGACATCGGTGTCGGCTTTGTCGCTAAAGCTGAGCGAGCTGGAAGGATCGTCCGGGTGGTCGGTGCTGAGAAGTACATTGCCGGAGGTGGTGGGATTACTCCCCTCGGTCACATCTTTGACCCAGTTGGTGTCATCAGAGCCCACGGGCTGGGTATTGGCCACGGGTGCATCATTGGTACCAAAAATGGTAATCACCAGATTGGCTGTATCAGTCAGATCGCCATCGCTCACGGTGTAGCTAAAGGTGTCGGTGAGGGTGTCGCCATCACCCAGAGCATTGACTGCTGCATTATTCGCATTAAGGGTATAGGTGTAGGAACCATTGCTGGCGAGCACCAGCGTGCCATACAGCCCAGAGTATGTATCTGGATTGCTGACAGTAAGTGTATCGCCATCGACATCGGTGTCGGCTTTGTCGCTAAAGCTGAGCGAGCTGGAAGGATCGTCCGGGTGGTCGGTGTTGAGAAGTACATTGCCGGAGGTGGTGGGATTACTCCCCTCGGTCACATCTTTGACCCAGTTGGTGTCATCAGAGCCCACGGGCTGGGCATTGGCCACGGGCGCATCATTGGTACCAAAAATGGTAATCACCAGATTGGCCGTATCAGTCAGATCGCCATCGCTCACGGTGTAGCTAAAGGTGTCAGTGAGAGTGTCGCCATCACCCAGAGCATTGACTGCTGCATTATTCGCATTAAGGGTATAGGTGTAAGAACCATTGCTGGCGAGCACCAGCGTGCCATACAGCCCAGAGTATGTATCTGGATTGCTGACAGTAAGTGTATCGCCATCGACATCGGTGTCGGCTTTGTCGCTAAAGCTGAGCGAGCTGGAAGGATCGTCCGGGTGGTCGGTGTTGAGAAGTACATTGCCGGAGGCGGTGGGATTACTCCCCTCGGTCACATCTTTGACCCAGTTGGTGTCATCAGAGCCCACAGGTTGGGCATTAGCCACGGGAGCATCATTGGTACCAAAAATGGTAATCACCAGATTGGCCGTATCAGTCAGATCGCCATCGCTCACGGTGTAGCTAAAGGTGTCAGTGAGGGTATCGCCATCACCCAGAGCATTGACTGCTGCATTATTCGCATTAAGGGTATAGGTGTAAGAACCATTGCTGGCGAGCACCAGCGTGCCATACAGCCCAGAGTATGTATCTGGATTGCTGACAGTAAGTGTATCGCCATCGACATCGGTGTCGGCTTTGTCGCTAAAGCTGAGCGAGCTGGAAGGATCGTCCGGGTGGTCGGTGTTGAGAAGTACATTGCCGGAGGTGGTGGGATTACTCCCCTCGGTCACATCTTTGACCCAGTTGGTGTCATCAGAGCCCACAGGTTGGGCATTAGCCACGGGAGCATCATTGGTACCAAAAATGGTAATCACCAGATTGGCCGTATCAGTCAGATCGCCATCGCTCACGGTGTAGCTAAAGGTGTCAGTGAGGGTATCGCCATCACCCAGAGCATTGACTGCTGCATTATTCGCATTAAGGGTATAGGTGTAAGAACCATTGCTGGCGAGCACCAGCGTGCCATACAGCCCAGAGTATGTATCTGGATTGCTGACAGTAAGTGTATCGCCATCGACATCGGTGTCGGCTTTGTCGCTAAAGCTGAGCGAGCTGGAAGGATCGTCCGGGTGGTCGGTGTTGAGAAGTACATTGCCGGAGGTGGTGGGATTACTCCCCTCGGTCACATCTTTGACCCAGTTGGTGTCATCAGAGCCCACAGGTTGGGCATTAGCCACGGGAGCATCATTGGTACCAAAAATGGTAATCACCAGATTGGCCGTATCAGTCAGATCGCCATCGCTCACGGTGTAGCTAAAGGTGTCAGTGAGGGTATCGCCATCACCCAGAGCATTGACTGCTGCATTATTCGCATTAAGGGTATAGGTGTAAGAACCATTGCTGGCGAGCACCAGCGTGCCATACAGCCCAGAGTATGTATCTGGATTGCTGACAGTAAGTGTATCGCCATCGACATCGGTGTCGGCTTTGTCGCTAAAGCTGAGCGAGCTGGAAGGATCGTCCGGGTGGTCGGTGTTGAGAAGTACATTGCCGGAGGTGGTGGGATTACTCCCCTCGGTCATATCTTTGACCCAGTTGGTGTCATCAGAGCCCACAGGTTGGGCATTGGCCACGGGAGCATCATTGGTACCAAAAATGGTAATCACCAGATTGGCTGTATCGGTGAGGCTGCCATCGCTGACGGTATAAGTGAAGGTTTCTGAGGTGCTTTGTCCTTCCGCTAGGGCATTCACTACGCTGTTATTGGCATCGAGGGTATAGGTGTAGGAACCATTGCTGGCCAGGACCAGCGTGCCATACGCCCCCACAAAGATGCCAGCGTTGCTGACGCTGAGAGTATTGCCGTCGACATCGGTGTCTGCTTGATCACTGAAATTACCAGATGGTGCACCTGCTGTATGGTTGATATTTTGCAGTACATTCCCGCTGGCACTGGGAGCACTCTCTTCTTGGTTAAATTCCACGACATCTTTCACCCAATTCGTGTCGTCTATGCCTTGGGGTTGGGCGTTGACGATGACAGGGGGCTCGGTGGTACCAAAGATAGTAATAACCAGGTTGGCTGTATCAGTGAGATTGCCATCGCTAACGGTATAACTGAAGGTATCGGCCAACGTTTGACCGTCATCAAGTGCATTGACCGCCGTGTTATTGGCATCGAGGGTATAGCTGTAGGAACCATCGCTGGCAATGACCAGCGTGCCATACGCCCCCACAAAGGTGCCAGCGCTGCTGACACTGAGGGCATCTCCATCGACATCGGTATCAGCTTTGTCACTATAGGTGCCGGATGGTGCGCCAGCGGTATGGTCAATATTGAGTAAGACATTCCCTGTGGTTGTTGGGTTACTGTCGCTGGTGACGTCTTGAACCCAGTTCGTATCGTCGATACTTGCTGTTGTACCATTGGCTATCGGTGCATCGTTAGTGCCGAAAACTGTAATGACTAGATTGGCTGTATCGGCGAGGTCGCCGTCGCTAACCGTGTAATTAAAGGTGTCTGTGAGGGTTTCGCCATCATCAAGTGCATTGACCGCCGCGTTATTGGCATTGAGGGTATAGCTGTAGGAGCCATCGCTGGCAATGACCA encodes the following:
- a CDS encoding TolC family outer membrane protein → MRKCICTMAVLAVFAPQAWSAPLPQVVEKLLQTSPDIQTDVGQRRASNAAVDKAKSGYYPKVELSAGIGREHTNNFSTRAAFGGGVNYTRKEAQALLTQMLFDGMGTKNEVNRQKARQLGAAHRLANTSEDVALKTTEAYLDVLRQQELLTLTKANLDAHLSTADQVKMRTAGGFGRKSDDEQIDARVALAKANVSAAQSSLNEAQIAYMRLVGEQPADLLRPAVPEGLPVTMDEAANWAVANNRLLQAARADVAGAQAQYGLAESQMYPRVDLEAGAVYTDSLDGLRVEETERYYGMVKVRYFFKSGADKAYVAETKELVYSAEEIVRRVERQVRQNASLSWNAMMIAAERVPVLTSYANSSKSARDEYSKQFSLGQRSLLDLLDSENEYFTAQRDLVGGQYDELRARFRLLADGNQLLTTFNLKPLDETVVTE
- a CDS encoding type I secretion system permease/ATPase is translated as MTSNPPPPPHEAAIPHSTFVPDDPLTTCLIQLTRFFHRPFSAQTLTSGLPLVGNRLSAVLFPRAAAHAGLTAKLQRRSLDDIPELSFPVVLLLKEGGACVAIRRSGLRWTILESNSAGGELELEQGKLEQLYCGFVIFVKPEFQFDARTRDNYIPKAQHWFWGTLQLCYPMYGHVLLAACLINLFALAVPLFTMNVYDRVVPNQIYDTLWVLSIGVALLLAFDFLIKALRAYYIDLAGKRIDVMLSAQIFEHVLGLKVAARPQSVGAMVSHFQEFEGFRDFITSATVTVIVDIPFVVLFLLVTYWLGGWLVLIPIIFIPLIVIISLILQRPLGELIQQSFRVSAQKQAGLIETLGGIDTLKACTAESNAQHRWEKIIGEFGRLAVKTRSLSSLIVIQAGFFQQFATVVMVVGGVYLIGQRELTVGGLIACNLLLSRTLGPFAQVASLISRYHQARAGLKGMESIMALPLERAQGKDFVQRPNFRGEIEFRDVSFSYPGHDALALDKVSFRIAPGERVAIIGRIGSGKSTLEKLILGFQEPTSGAVWIDGVDIRQIDPAQLRHNIGYVPEDVFLFYGSVRENIVLSAPYIDDVAMLDAAEIAGVSDFVNRHPKGFEMVIGERGEGLSGGQKQTIGIARALLLNPAIYLFDEVSSALDNRSEEQFKQRFAKRLNQNHTLVLITHRMSMLSLVDRLLVLDNGRLIADGPKDEVINLLAGGKLHAAK
- a CDS encoding HlyD family type I secretion periplasmic adaptor subunit; this translates as MPRNKKALSNEDLNFLGDGAAAVYGGSTALSNGILYASAALILIAIVWAALAEIDEVTVAEGKVIPSTQVQVIQNLEGGIVAHIPVKVGEVVQKGQVLMKLDEKRFSSSLGESTVKYDALTAKMARLSAEASGTEFKPPEKLNQSNPALIEAERQLFNSRKRELESSIAILQSEAAKRSHEISGMRAKLSKLESGLRLAQEEYAMSKPLAEKNVISQIDFMHLQRQISDLNGEINETRIAIPGLQSSLAETNGKIAGVYAKAKADAANELAAVKAELEATSATTVALSDRFERTTIRAPVNGIVKLIKVNTVGGVLQPGMDVMEIVPLEDNLLVEAKIRPSDIGFLRPKQEAMVKLTAYDFSIYGGLLADVETITADSITDEAKKESYYLVRVRTRSNHLGNTRQVLPIIPGMLSTVHIRTGKKTVLQYLIKPIVKAKDEAMRER
- a CDS encoding retention module-containing protein, encoding MATANQISSKTSSDASKSIANKGTVAQVIGEVKVLTASGEIRILQVGDKVQAGDTIQTGANGAISITFDNGAQMSLGRSDSLSITEQVLAELLQPANNAADDAARIQELIAQGADPTQIAAATAAGAGGGEDGGHSFVVLETPLSRVDIPTGVPTAGISIDPNLTLEDLPNNLPPDATDDNSSDADNDALTTPEDQPLIIAPSILLSNDVDPNGDTLTIISVQDATNGIVSLINGQIEFVPNENYNGSASFTYTVSDGRGETDTATVNINVTPVNDLPDAQDDNSANAANDALTTEEDTVLNIDPAILLANDTDIDGDLLTISSVQNAINGTVAIVDGQIIFTPDKDYNGPASFNYTVSDGNGGFDTATVNITVTPVNDQPVSLDDSNWTKDVASDSGSTTSGNVLLTIDHTADAPSGSFSDTADTDVDGNTLSLSSPGTFVGTYGTLVITSDGSYTYTLNANNTAVNALDDGDTLTDTFSYTVSDGDLTDSANLVITVFGTNDAPVANGTTESVNDTNWVKDVTSGSDPTTTGNVLLNIDHTAGAPSGTFSDKADTDVDNDTLIVSSAGTFVGTYGTLVIASDGSYSYTLNANNAAVNALDDGETLTDTFNYTVSDGDLADTANLVITVFGTNDAPIANGTTASIDDTNWVQDVTSDSNPTTTGNVLLNIDHTAGAPSGTYSDKADTDVDGDALSVSSAGTFVGAYGTLVIASDGSYSYTLDANNTAVNALDDGQTLADTFSYTVSDGNLTDTANLVITIFGTTEPPVIVNAQPQGIDDTNWVKDVVEFNQEESAPSASGNVLQNINHTAGAPSGNFSDQADTDVDGNTLSVSNAGIFVGAYGTLVLASNGSYTYTLDANNSVVNALAEGQSTSETFTYTVSDGSLTDTANLVITIFGTNDAPVANAQPVGSDDTNWVKDMTEGSNPTTSGNVLLNTDHPDDPSSSLSFSDKADTDVDGDTLTVSNPDTYSGLYGTLVLASNGSYTYTLNANNAAVNALGDGDTLTDTFSYTVSDGDLTDTANLVITIFGTNDAPVANAQPVGSDDTNWVKDVTEGSNPTTSGNVLLNTDHPDDPSSSLSFSDKADTDVDGDTLTVSNPDTYSGLYGTLVLASNGSYTYTLNANNAAVNALGDGDTLTDTFSYTVSDGDLTDTANLVITIFGTNDAPVANAQPVGSDDTNWVKDVTEGSNPTTSGNVLLNTDHPDDPSSSLSFSDKADTDVDGDTLTVSNPDTYSGLYGTLVLASNGSYTYTLNANNAAVNALGDGDTLTDTFSYTVSDGDLTDTANLVITIFGTNDAPVANAQPVGSDDTNWVKDVTEGSNPTASGNVLLNTDHPDDPSSSLSFSDKADTDVDGDTLTVSNPDTYSGLYGTLVLASNGSYTYTLNANNAAVNALGDGDTLTDTFSYTVSDGDLTDTANLVITIFGTNDAPVANAQPVGSDDTNWVKDVTEGSNPTTSGNVLLNTDHPDDPSSSLSFSDKADTDVDGDTLTVSNPDTYSGLYGTLVLASNGSYTYTLNANNAAVNALGDGDTLTDTFSYTVSDGDLTDTANLVITIFGTNDAPVANTQPVGSDDTNWVKDVTEGSNPTTSGNVLLSTDHPDDPSSSLSFSDKADTDVDGDTLTVSNPDTYSGLYGTLVLASNGSYTYTLNANNAAVNALGDGDTITDTFSYTVSDGDLTDTANLVITIFGTNDGVTITGLDGQGNEEIVYERNLNEGSAPDNTALTQTGTFTLSTPDGFGGLKVGTVQLINADGSLTGNSVSSTTGTLSILSFDGTTVNYSYTLDDNTTSHSVVDAADHVTDSFMVSVFDRDGDHEEASLDVTIVDDLPALSVNSIEVNRQVGTTTGNYDWDSGADTLTFSQAFANGALQWNHPADDGYTFALKTGTTYAATYVDGLVTKTFFEVTVNSDGTYSFNLVNPAPTQIITTPNLFSVLTPTDLDGNGSTEAAVVADSNFGGAFKLVLTGSANDGASYGGSTLLNKSATDIGVNGNSIQESQNERLKLDVVRNSGFENVTLDALTINVSSTGSLSSGDKVDLKVTYADASSSTLQVTYDNSGKLVFDIDSSKIVDYVELIPVTNNVTLKVIGITVGYTETIDPDDNLLNFSLTGIDADNDSAVANFTVNLMSGTSGNDTLTFGSGNDQISAGAGNDSIFANAGNDILNGGAGNDILNGGTGSDTFVFASTPTANGIDTIQNFTVNTIAAGGDVLDITDLLSGAGISAASFNATEGAFLQFVSDGLGNTKVMFDANGDTGGHGDAVQVATLSGIADPSSLLNTLLDNGEIKTSH